A segment of the Arachis hypogaea cultivar Tifrunner chromosome 5, arahy.Tifrunner.gnm2.J5K5, whole genome shotgun sequence genome:
GAATGGAACCAAAACCATTAACATTATATATTGGGTAGCTTGTGCCCTTATTTATTGGACCCCAACTAAGTGCAACTAGTTCCGAATCTGTTGTGTCAACTAGGTGCACTTTGATGTATTCTCTGAACcaaggaaaaaaattatttagtgatGTATTAGGATTTGTTTCTTGGAATAACATAGAATACAATAGGATAAATAACAAAATTTCAGTGTAATGAAGTTTTGATTAGATGACGAATATAGGATCCTCAAagttttaatttacaaaatttgGTTCTCCAATTTGGCATTTGTGACTCACGGCAGTCTCTGATCCTATTTTCGTCACAGAACCATTAACGACATGTTAAAATAGACTAACGTCTAATACACTAGACTCCCTATGAATATCTgacatgaaaattaatttttttacctcAATATACTCTTTAAGAAGTCTTTAAAATCTTTAAGTGAAATTAGAATTAGGgttttaaatatttcataaaGAGCAAATTGAGGTTAAAAAACTTCAATTATCATTTCAGCTCTTTAAGAAGTCTTTGAGAAAGAGCTCACTATACTGAATTTATCTGCCAGGAACTGGTCTAAGTCCTCTACTACCATCACTATCATTAAGAAGTTATATAAAAAGatagaaatttataaaatatttgttgCATAAAAAAATCTCTCTTCTTTTTGGGGGATGGTTAAAAATATTGTATAGATCCTTATCTAAATTGATTGGGCCGAAGCCCAAAATGGATACCCAATTCCCTAAAGTGAAGATAGCTATTGCTTGACCCAAACAAATCCATGATACCATTCTATCTAAGCCCAAACTTGTCGTTTGCTTTGGCACCAAACTGTCGTCAACTTAGCCACCTCGTTTTACGCCACACGCGGCAAATTGCTTCGACGCGCCGTCGTTCGCGATGGCCGTATCCGAAGCCTCAGCCTACCCTCCCATCGAGCCAACAAACTTCGATCTCATCATCGTTGGCACTGGCCTGCCGGAATCCATTCTCGCCGCCGCCGCATCCGCCGTCAAGAAGACTGTACTCCACCTCGACCCGAATTCCTTCTACGGAAGCCACTTCGCCACCCTCTCCCTAATTGATCTCACTTCTCATCTCAACTCCCATTCCGTCCCcgcaccaccactaccaccatctgCCGCCGGATCCGGTGATTCCGATTACGCCGTCGTGGACCTCGTCCACGATCCACTCTACTCCGATATTGAGGTCGAATGGCATGGTTCCGAGGACGAAACCTCGAAGATTCGAGAAGATTCCAGAAAATTCAACATCGATTTGGGAGGACCTAGGGCGCTGTTCTGCGCCGATAGTTGCATCGATCTGTTGCTGAAATCCGGAGCGGCACAGTATCTCGAATTCAAGGGCGTGGATGCGAGCCTCGTGTACGAGCCTAATGGCAGCGGTTTGGCGAACGTGCCGGATTCTCGCGGAGCGATTTTCAGGGACAAGAATCTTTCGCTGAAGGAGAAGAACCAGCTGATGAGGTTCTTCAAGCTCGTGCAGCAGCACCTTGCTGGTGGTGGCGATCAAAGTGAAAGTGGCGGCGACATTCAGAAGATTTCGCAGGAAGATCTGGAGAGTCCATTCGTTAGTTTCCTGGATAAGATGCGGTTGCCGCCAAAGATAAAATCGTATTCACCATTTTCTATATGCTAGTGAgaatttaatttttcattatttattttattctgttGCATGTTATCATTAATTTGAGGATAATGGGTTTGTGGTTTGAATGTGTTATACGGCAATATCTGCAAGTCCACGTATTAGTGCATATGCTTACTGCAGCATGCTGATTTGATTAGAAAATTAGGGTGTTTTAGTTGCTGAGAATTCCCAGCATTATGGAGATGGCAGTTCTTACAATCCATGGTTGCATTCTGATCTAGTCCCTCAGCATTTAAGAATTGCTAAGCCAAAAATGTAGGGGAAAATGTTTTTGGCCTGTTGTTTCGCTCTTCACAAAGTGAAACTCTTGGCTTCTATTATGGTGCTTTATTGTGAtagtaatttgaaaaaaaaaagaaagatatgagaagaatAGGAGGGAGAGTTTCATACCTTATGCTTTGAAAATTAGAATCAAATCACCAAGCTGTCTTGACTTACAATGACAGAATAATAAAAGACCCTTTTGAACacttaaaatttttgtaaaagatGGATGAGTTAAGGCTTTTCTAGTGTTTGAATTATAGTAACTTTTTCCCTTTCCCTGAAGTTGCTTTGTCCTATCTAAGTCATTGGTTAAACAGTTCAAATCTTAAAATAGTTGGTGGTGGTTCACTTTGTTAGTTGGATGGGGcatttgatatatttttcttgGGAAAGGTGAAACGAGTACTCCCTTTGTTCTATGACATCTGGTGCTTTGGAAATTTGATAGGTTAAAAAGATCATTGTATTTGGATATTATTAATGTATCTGGATATAGTTATGAAAGTAGTGAATTTCCAAAGCGACAGATGTTGTGGAATGGAGGGATTACCTTTTAGTGCAATGAAGAGAACTGTATCTTGTTTCATCTCTCAGTGGTAATTTTGAGCAAAATTTGCTAAGCTTGGCTGTATGGTGTATATATTGCATGCATGACCTGCTGAAATGCTTCAGTACACTAAGGGCTATGACTTGCTGTCTTCTACAGAATTCTTTTGTATGCTATCGCCATGTTAGATTATGACCAAGACAATAATGAGGTTTGCAAAGATTTGCTCAAGACAAAGGATGGTATTGATCGTTTAGCTCAATACAGCTCATCTGTTGGAAGGTAAGTTCTAATTGAATTGCTTTCATGCTTTGAGGTTGCCTGACTTGTTATGGGAACATGTTTAGATACTTACCTTGGTTCGCACAGGTTTCCTAATGCACCAGGGGCTTTGCTTTATCCTATTTACGGTGAAGGAGAACTACCACAAGCTTTCTGTCGCCGTGCTGCTGTCAAAGGTTGCATTTATGTAAGTTCCAGTagatttaaaatatttaactGATATTCTCTCCAAAAGTTGCGTATCTTTGTTCAACCATTATTTTAAACAGTGATTCTGTGTATATCAAATGCTTCTTGTTTGTattttgttcatttttatttgtcaaatctcttctctctctctctctctctctctctctctctctctctctctcacacacacacacacacacacacacacacacagtgaAGAGGTTATCTTTGTTGAATTATTGCCATGGAAGTGGTAATCCTCTATTTTTTGGGTTAGCATGAAATTCATTTATCTCTTATCTGTTCTTGATAATAGTTGGAATTTCTCTAATATTTTGTTGGCAAACTAAAAGATATGGTTAACTCTTTTGTTGCTTCCatgtattcaaaaatattatgtaGTTTCTTATATGTTAAAGCTTCTGATTCAGGTTCTCAGGATGCCAGTTACTTCTCTGCTTATTGATAAGGTGCAGAAATATATCTTTGTATTGTTCTTTTTTGTAATACATTTCTGTGAGAAGAGATGAGGTGAAGAGGTTGGTCAACTTTGTTGGAATTTCACCTTTTGTCATTTTTAAATCAATGCGCAGGTTACTGGGTGTTATAAAGGTGTCAGACTAGTTTCAGGTCAAGATTTATATAGCCATCAGCTAATCATGGATCCGTCATTTGTGATTCCATCACCACTGTCCCCATCTCTAGGCGATTTTCCCAGAGAGAAGATCCAATTATTGAGTcagagagatttgaaaggaatGGTGGCCAGGGGGATATGCATCACAAGGAGTTCCATAAAGCCTGATTTATTAAATTGCTCAGTGGTGTATCCCCCTAGATGTAAGAGATTTAAATACTGCATTTTATTTGGCAGAGGCACATGATAAaatgagaaagaaattaatttttttttctttcattcccCCAATAGCTTTGTATCCTGAACAAGTGACGTCGGTCAGAGCTCTTCAAATAGGATCAAACCTTGCTGTTTGTCCCGCGGGCACGTAAGTTTTCCTCTAAATAATCACCGACATACACTTATTATGCATTtggttttcctttaaatttcctTTTTACCTTTCCTTAAaccttctatttatttttattttaatacttCTAGATTTTGTTTATATAGTATTGGCTGGGATTTGGCACAGTATCATAATGTATTATGTAGTAGACCAGTGgctttaaaaaattacttttgtaCTGTGGTTCCcttagtttatatattttgtCACAATCTGATGTTTGATGATTGTTTTCTGTCTTAGAGGCTGACTTGATACAAAAGACGCTTGTTCTTCTGAGAGAAGATTCACAGACTTAGATCCGTATCCTTATATCCATTCCATCCAACTTTGAAAACAAATAATgaagttgtatatatatatatatattcccttCCTCATATTGCTCTAGAAGGGATCGTTATCGTTAATGCTATATACATTTCATTTATAGGCATAATTTGTAAGGTCGTTGCTTCAACAAGTCAACCTAGATGCTCCTTTTGCTGTTTAACTATCACTTCAACCTTTGATTGTGATTACCAGTCCACCAATGGTGCTTCCTCCATTGTCAGACATTGTCTAGATAAAGACATGCCCCCTTCTCAAAGAGATCATGTCTTGTATTTGTTTGTAGTTGCTCCCACGTCTATATCTTTTTGTTAGCTTACTCATATTCGTTATTCAAAACTACTAATGGTGCTTTTATATCTTGCAGCTTTATTTTATACTTCTCCACTGTGT
Coding sequences within it:
- the LOC112800261 gene encoding rab escort protein 1-like, which produces MAVSEASAYPPIEPTNFDLIIVGTGLPESILAAAASAVKKTVLHLDPNSFYGSHFATLSLIDLTSHLNSHSVPAPPLPPSAAGSGDSDYAVVDLVHDPLYSDIEVEWHGSEDETSKIREDSRKFNIDLGGPRALFCADSCIDLLLKSGAAQYLEFKGVDASLVYEPNGSGLANVPDSRGAIFRDKNLSLKEKNQLMRFFKLVQQHLAGGGDQSESGGDIQKISQEDLESPFVSFLDKMRLPPKIKSILLYAIAMLDYDQDNNEVCKDLLKTKDGIDRLAQYSSSVGRFPNAPGALLYPIYGEGELPQAFCRRAAVKGCIYVLRMPVTSLLIDKVTGCYKGVRLVSGQDLYSHQLIMDPSFVIPSPLSPSLGDFPREKIQLLSQRDLKGMVARGICITRSSIKPDLLNCSVVYPPRSLYPEQVTSVRALQIGSNLAVCPAGTFILYFSTVCNDADEGKKLLKAAMNALLTPPVSVTSESNPIVQSDNEDVKPIVLWNAFYIQKVFTGKFDSMTSAPTPDGNLNYADILDATEKLFGQMYPDQAFFPKTESPEDTMDENGVIMES